The Alistipes finegoldii DSM 17242 DNA segment TTCACGGGGATCACCTTGTAGCCCTCCTGTTTGCAGTGCTTGTCCATGACGTTTTTGATCCGCCGGTATTCGGCGTCGTACATCACGAGGTGCATTTTGCGGGCGTAGTCGCCGAAGAACCCGGCCCCCGTGCCCCAGCAGCCGACGTGCGCGCCGATGATCACCGCGCCGCGCCCGCCGTCGAGCAGACGCAGGAAAGCGTCGTAATTCTCGAACTCGAACTTGTACCGGTCCGCCATGCCGCTGCCGATGGCCACCCGGTCGATGATGGTCTGCCCCAGCGCGTAATAGTGGGCATAGAGTTTGACCGCCGAGCGGAAGACGCCGTAACGGAGTATGCGGCGGTTATAGAACCAGACGGCCCGCGTGGCGCGGGGTGCGAAAGGGATGAAGTAGACGACTACCAGCGAGAGGAAAGCGTACGCGGCGCGTATTCCGAACACGTTCATCAGGAAGATGAAGAAACCGTATCCGAAAGATCCGCCGCGCGAGCGTCCGCTCCACCGTTTGTCGTTATTTGCCATTCGTCCGGCTGATGATCAGGTCGTAGAAGTCCTGAAAAGTCTTCAGCTCCTTGAAGTCGGGACCCGTGAGCGTCACGCCGAAATTCTTGTCGACGAGCACCACGACATCCACCAGATCGAGGCTGTCGAGGTCGAGCGTTTCGAGCAGCGGCGCATCGGGGGTGATGACCTCCTGCTCCACTTCGAATTCGTCGGCCAAAACGGTATTGATTTTTTCGATGAGTTCCTGTTGTGTCATTGTCTGCGTGGGATTTATTTGCATTTCTTGATAATGAGGGTCGAGTTGGTTCCGCCGAATCCGAACGAGTTCGACAGAAAGCGGTCGAAGGCGAGGTCCACCTTGCGGGCGGGGATGTTGAGCTTCGAGGTGGCTTCGTCTCCCTGCGCGAAATTGATGTTCGGGGCGATGAATCCGTGCTCCATCATCAGCATCGAGTAGACGATTTCGCTGGCTCCCGCCATCCACATTTCATGGCCGGTCATCGACTTGGTCGAGGCGACGTAGGGCCTGTTCGCGCCGAACACCTCGTCGATGGCCAGCGCTTCGTTGTAGTCGCCCAGCGGCGTCGAGGTGGCGTGGGCGTTGACGTAGGGAATCTCTCCGGGCTGCATGCCCGCATCCGCCAGACAGCGCAGCAGCGAGCGGCGCGGTCCGTCCACGTTCGGCACGGAGATATGCTCGCCGTTCGACGAGAATCCGTATCCGGCCACTTCGCCCAGTATCGCCGCGCCCCGGCGCACCGCCGAGTCGTAGCTTTCGAGGATCACGGTCGCCGCGCCTCCGCTCGGTACCAGCCCGTCGCGGTCCTTATCGAAGGGGCGCGATGCCGCCGCGGGGTCCGATTCGCGCTTCGAGAAGGCTCCCAGCCCGTCGAAACTGCCGACCGAATAGAGGTTCACCTCCTGCGCTCCGCCGCATACGATGCGCTCCTGCAGTCCCTGCCGGATCATCAGGTATCCCATGCCGATCGCGTGCGAGCCGCTGGCGCAGGCCGCCGAGAGGGTGAGGTTGACGCCCCGCAGGTTGAAGATCACCGAGAGGTTCATCGTGACGGTCGAGTTCATCGACTGGAAGATGTTTCCCGAACCGACCATCGCCGTATTCCGCTTGGCGCGGATGATGTCGATGCCCTCGATCACCGGGGCCGCGCTGCTGTCATTGCCGTAGATGATGCCGACCTCGTTGGCCGCCAGAAACGCTTCGTCCATTCCCGCGTTGCGCATCGCCTCGGCCGTGGCCATGTAGGCGTACTCGCCCTGCTGGGGCAGGCAGAGCCGCTTGCGGCGGTCGAGCGCCCCCTTCAGTTCGGGGCGCTTGACGATACCGGTCAGCGCCGATATGTATCCCAGCTCCCTGCGCTCCGGGTCCAGCCCGATGCCCGAACGCCCTTCGCGCAGCGATTCGGTCACTTCGCCGAGGCTGGTGCCGATCGAGGACCAGATGCCCAGTCCGGTGATGACTACTCTGTTTTCCATGGTGTCAGGTGTATAATCCTCCGTTGATCGATATCACCTCCCCCGTGATGTAGGAGGCCTTGTCCGAGATGAGGAACATCGCCAGATCGGCGACCTCCTCCGCCTCGCAGAAGCGTCCGGCGGGTATCTGTTTTTTGAGTTCCGCTTCGTCGAGGTCGGCGGTCATGTCCGTGCGTACGAATCCCGGCGCGATGGCGTTTACCGTCACGCCCTTCTTGGCCACCTCCTGCGCCAGCGCCTTCGTCGCCGCGATCACGCCGCCTTTGGCCGCCGAATAGTTGGTCTGTCCGGGCAGTCCCTTGATTCCCGACAGCGAGACGATGTTGACGATGCGGCCGAAACGTTTGACCAGCATGTCCTTCAGCAGCGGGCGCGTGACGTTGTAGAATCCTCCGAGGCCGGTATCCACTACCGAGTGCCACTGCTGCGGCTCCATCCACATCATCAGAGTGTCGCTGCGGATGCCCGCGTTGTTCACCACCACCTCGATGACGGCTCCCTTGTGCCGCTCCTGCCACGCCGCGATCGCCGCCGCGGTCTCTTCGCCCGCGGCCACGTCGAACCGCAGGGTCTCCCCGTCGCCGCCCGCGGCGCGGACGCCTTCGAGCGTCCTTTGGGCTTCGTCGGCGTTCGAGCGGTAGTTGATGAGTACGTAGTAGCCGCTCCGGGCCAGCTTGAGACATATCTCGCGGCCTATGCCCCGGCTTCCGCCGGTGACGAGCGCATATTTCGTCGGTTCGGTCATGCTTGCTGTTTGAGGAAGTTTTCGATGGCTGCGATCTCCCGGTATTTGGGCGTGTCGTCGATGAACTTGGGTACGATGCGGCGGATGTCGTCGTACAGCTGCCGGGTCTGGGCCGACAGTTCTGCGGCGCACTCCAGATAATCCGCGGCCTGCACCAGCGCGAGCATCTCGATCGCCAGCACCTGATAGCCGTTTTCGATCACCTGACGGGTCAGCATCGCGGCGTTGGTGCCCATGCTGACGATATCCTGATTGTCGTTGTTGTTGGGTATCGAGTGCACGTACATCGGATTCGAAAGCGTCTGCGATTCGGCCGTGGTCGAGGTCGCCGTGAACTGCGCCGCCTGCAGGCCGTAGTTGAGCCCCAGCTTGCCGAGGTTCACGAACGGCGGCAGCGTTTCGTTGATGCGGTCGTGGAAGAGGTAGTTCAGCTGCCGCTCGGCGAGCATCGTCATCTTCGTGACGGCGATCTTGAGCTTGTCCATCTCCAGCGAAACGTAGTCGCCGTGGAAGTTGCCGCCGTGGTAGATGGTCCCCGTCTTGGAGTCCACCACCGGATTGTCGTCCACCGAATTGAACTCTTCGACGAGTATCTTCTCCGCCTGTTCGAGCGTTTCGAGCACCGGACCCAGTATCTGGGGCGTGCAGCGCAGCGAATAGTAGGGCTGCACCTTGTGCTTGAAGGTCGGAGCCTCTCCCGTGTCGCCGTTGTAAAGTTCCGTTTCGCGCTTGCGCAGGCGGCGGCTCGATGCGCATATTTCGCGCATCCGGCGGGCGATTTCGATCTGCCCGGCGTGGAGCTTGCAGGCGTTGAGCGGCTCGGCCATGAAGTCGTCGTACGATTCGACCACCTCGTTGAGCATCACCGAAGCCTTCACGGCCCAGTCGAGCAGGCGGCGGGCCTGCGCGAGGTTCACCATGCCGATTCCCGTCATCACGGCTGTGCCGTTGGTCAGCGCCAGCCCGTCGCGGATGCGGAGCCTGAGCGGCGTTATGCCGCACGCCTTCATCGCTTCGGCCGCGGAGACGGTTTCGCCGCGGAACGACACTTCCGATTCGCCGATCAGCGCCAGCGCGATATGCGCCA contains these protein-coding regions:
- a CDS encoding acyltransferase, coding for MANNDKRWSGRSRGGSFGYGFFIFLMNVFGIRAAYAFLSLVVVYFIPFAPRATRAVWFYNRRILRYGVFRSAVKLYAHYYALGQTIIDRVAIGSGMADRYKFEFENYDAFLRLLDGGRGAVIIGAHVGCWGTGAGFFGDYARKMHLVMYDAEYRRIKNVMDKHCKQEGYKVIPVNEGGIESILRIKEVLDRREYVCFQGDRFVEGGATAPVTFMGRKALFPAGPFVVAEKFRAPAVFYYAMRERGRRYRFIFDIPEAPDGKTPNVVLESYVRSLEAVVKRYPRQWFNFYRFWS
- a CDS encoding HAL/PAL/TAL family ammonia-lyase translates to MHYSDLDSINGRIFNRTEVSLGEAELREVEACYRFLEDFEQGKVIYGINTGFGPMAQYRIGDADLNSLQYNIIRSHSCGAGETLPDICVRAAMLARLQTFLNAKSGVHPDVVRILADFLNNEIYPLVPRHGSVGASGDLVQLAHIALALIGESEVSFRGETVSAAEAMKACGITPLRLRIRDGLALTNGTAVMTGIGMVNLAQARRLLDWAVKASVMLNEVVESYDDFMAEPLNACKLHAGQIEIARRMREICASSRRLRKRETELYNGDTGEAPTFKHKVQPYYSLRCTPQILGPVLETLEQAEKILVEEFNSVDDNPVVDSKTGTIYHGGNFHGDYVSLEMDKLKIAVTKMTMLAERQLNYLFHDRINETLPPFVNLGKLGLNYGLQAAQFTATSTTAESQTLSNPMYVHSIPNNNDNQDIVSMGTNAAMLTRQVIENGYQVLAIEMLALVQAADYLECAAELSAQTRQLYDDIRRIVPKFIDDTPKYREIAAIENFLKQQA
- a CDS encoding phosphopantetheine-binding protein, which produces MTQQELIEKINTVLADEFEVEQEVITPDAPLLETLDLDSLDLVDVVVLVDKNFGVTLTGPDFKELKTFQDFYDLIISRTNGK
- a CDS encoding beta-ketoacyl-[acyl-carrier-protein] synthase family protein is translated as MENRVVITGLGIWSSIGTSLGEVTESLREGRSGIGLDPERRELGYISALTGIVKRPELKGALDRRKRLCLPQQGEYAYMATAEAMRNAGMDEAFLAANEVGIIYGNDSSAAPVIEGIDIIRAKRNTAMVGSGNIFQSMNSTVTMNLSVIFNLRGVNLTLSAACASGSHAIGMGYLMIRQGLQERIVCGGAQEVNLYSVGSFDGLGAFSKRESDPAAASRPFDKDRDGLVPSGGAATVILESYDSAVRRGAAILGEVAGYGFSSNGEHISVPNVDGPRRSLLRCLADAGMQPGEIPYVNAHATSTPLGDYNEALAIDEVFGANRPYVASTKSMTGHEMWMAGASEIVYSMLMMEHGFIAPNINFAQGDEATSKLNIPARKVDLAFDRFLSNSFGFGGTNSTLIIKKCK
- the fabG gene encoding 3-oxoacyl-ACP reductase FabG, with the translated sequence MTEPTKYALVTGGSRGIGREICLKLARSGYYVLINYRSNADEAQRTLEGVRAAGGDGETLRFDVAAGEETAAAIAAWQERHKGAVIEVVVNNAGIRSDTLMMWMEPQQWHSVVDTGLGGFYNVTRPLLKDMLVKRFGRIVNIVSLSGIKGLPGQTNYSAAKGGVIAATKALAQEVAKKGVTVNAIAPGFVRTDMTADLDEAELKKQIPAGRFCEAEEVADLAMFLISDKASYITGEVISINGGLYT